One region of Manis pentadactyla isolate mManPen7 chromosome 9, mManPen7.hap1, whole genome shotgun sequence genomic DNA includes:
- the LOC118928203 gene encoding membrane-spanning 4-domains subfamily A member 6A-like isoform X2, protein MISQPMINETFAVLTPSGINFPQTEKPKPASQRQDSLKKHLKAEIKVLGFVISGSLSIITGKKTTKPLVQSSLAANLLSSLSALVGFILLSVNLAALGPAFRECDLTKEDIPEERTYHFNSIDSVDCSIANAILAGALSVMLVCTMLEFCIGVLAAVLWWKQAHSGFLGSVIFLPQSYTYKSSMPPKADFDHGYEELLTS, encoded by the exons ATGATATCACAGCCCATGATCAATGAGACCTTTGCAGTTCTCACACCGAGTGGCATCAACTTCCCCCAAACAGAGAAACCCAAACCTGCCAGCCAGAGGCAGGACAGCCTGAAGAAACATCTAAAGGCAGAGATCAAAGTTCTTGGG TTTGTTATCTCTGGATCTCTATCAATCATCACAGGGAAAAAGACAACTAAGCCTTTG GTTCAGAGCAGCCTGGCTGCAAACCTCCTGAGCTCTCTGTCTGCTCTAGTGGGTTTCATTCTCCTCTCTGTCAACCTGGCTGCCTTGGGTCCTGCCTTCAGGGAGTGTGACTTGACCAAAGAGGATATACCTGAAGAGCGTACTTACCATTTTAACTCAATTGATAGTGTGGACTGCTCCATAGCCAATGCTATTCTGGCT GGCGCTTTGTCTGTGATGCTGGTTTGCACAATGCTGGAGTTCTGCATAGGTGTGCTGGCGGCTGTGCTCTGGTGGAAACAGGCTCACTCCGGCTTCCTGGGG agTGTGATTTTCCTGCCTCAGAGTTATACATATAAGTCCAGCATGCCCCCAAAGGCAGATTTTGACCATGGATATGAAGAACTATTGACTTCTTAG
- the LOC118928203 gene encoding membrane-spanning 4-domains subfamily A member 6A-like isoform X1, producing MISQPMINETFAVLTPSGINFPQTEKPKPASQRQDSLKKHLKAEIKVLGTIQIFCGVMVLSLGIILVLASFSPHFTKVFSSLLKAAYPFVGALCFVISGSLSIITGKKTTKPLVQSSLAANLLSSLSALVGFILLSVNLAALGPAFRECDLTKEDIPEERTYHFNSIDSVDCSIANAILAGALSVMLVCTMLEFCIGVLAAVLWWKQAHSGFLGSVIFLPQSYTYKSSMPPKADFDHGYEELLTS from the exons ATGATATCACAGCCCATGATCAATGAGACCTTTGCAGTTCTCACACCGAGTGGCATCAACTTCCCCCAAACAGAGAAACCCAAACCTGCCAGCCAGAGGCAGGACAGCCTGAAGAAACATCTAAAGGCAGAGATCAAAGTTCTTGGG ACCATCCAGATCTTCTGTGGGGTGATGGTGTTGAGTCTGGGAATCATCCTGGTATTggcttccttttctccacattttacCAAAGTGTTTTCCTCCCTGCTGAAGGCTGCTTACCCATTCGTAGGAGCCTTGTGT TTTGTTATCTCTGGATCTCTATCAATCATCACAGGGAAAAAGACAACTAAGCCTTTG GTTCAGAGCAGCCTGGCTGCAAACCTCCTGAGCTCTCTGTCTGCTCTAGTGGGTTTCATTCTCCTCTCTGTCAACCTGGCTGCCTTGGGTCCTGCCTTCAGGGAGTGTGACTTGACCAAAGAGGATATACCTGAAGAGCGTACTTACCATTTTAACTCAATTGATAGTGTGGACTGCTCCATAGCCAATGCTATTCTGGCT GGCGCTTTGTCTGTGATGCTGGTTTGCACAATGCTGGAGTTCTGCATAGGTGTGCTGGCGGCTGTGCTCTGGTGGAAACAGGCTCACTCCGGCTTCCTGGGG agTGTGATTTTCCTGCCTCAGAGTTATACATATAAGTCCAGCATGCCCCCAAAGGCAGATTTTGACCATGGATATGAAGAACTATTGACTTCTTAG